From Streptomyces sp. NBC_01460, a single genomic window includes:
- a CDS encoding aldo/keto reductase: MTEYRTLGRTGVKVSPLALGTMMFGPRGNPDHDDSVRIIHHALDSGINFVDTADVYSAGESETIVGKALAGGRRDDVVLATKFHGSLGDDPNERGNSRRWIIREVENSLRRLGTDWIDLYQVHRPEPDTDFDETLGALSDLVHQGKIRYIGTSTFEPSAIVEGQWLAERRGRERVVAEQPPYSLLARGIEREVLPVVQRYGLGVLSWSPLAGGWLSGRYRTGAGQPTSSRADRQAARFDISAPENAAKLAAADALAHLADEAGLTLVQLALAFVLEHPAVTSAIIGPRTFEQLDSQLGADKLRLSRDVLDRIDEIVPPGTNLSARDSGYTPPSLTESALRRRSV, from the coding sequence ATGACGGAGTACCGCACCCTCGGGCGCACCGGCGTGAAGGTCAGCCCGCTGGCCCTCGGCACCATGATGTTCGGCCCCCGCGGGAACCCCGACCACGACGACAGCGTCCGGATCATCCACCACGCGCTGGACTCGGGCATCAACTTCGTCGACACCGCCGACGTCTACTCCGCGGGCGAGTCGGAGACCATCGTCGGCAAGGCCCTCGCCGGTGGCCGGCGCGACGACGTGGTGCTGGCCACCAAGTTCCACGGCAGCCTCGGCGACGACCCCAACGAGCGGGGCAACAGCCGCCGCTGGATCATCCGCGAGGTCGAGAACAGCCTCCGCAGGCTCGGCACCGACTGGATCGACCTCTACCAGGTGCACCGCCCCGAGCCGGACACCGATTTCGACGAGACCCTCGGCGCACTCTCCGACCTGGTCCACCAGGGGAAGATCCGCTACATCGGGACCTCCACCTTCGAGCCGTCCGCGATCGTCGAGGGACAGTGGCTCGCCGAGCGCAGGGGCCGCGAGCGCGTGGTCGCCGAACAGCCGCCGTACTCCCTGCTGGCGCGCGGCATCGAGCGGGAGGTCCTGCCGGTCGTCCAGCGGTACGGCCTGGGGGTGCTCTCCTGGAGCCCGCTGGCCGGCGGCTGGCTCTCCGGCCGCTACCGCACCGGCGCCGGGCAGCCCACGTCGAGCCGTGCCGACCGCCAGGCCGCCCGCTTCGACATCTCCGCACCGGAGAACGCCGCCAAGCTGGCCGCGGCGGACGCCCTGGCGCATCTTGCCGACGAGGCGGGGCTCACCCTCGTCCAGCTCGCCCTGGCCTTCGTGCTCGAACACCCGGCCGTCACGTCGGCGATCATCGGGCCGCGCACCTTCGAACAGCTGGACAGCCAACTGGGCGCGGACAAGCTGAGGCTGAGCCGGGACGTCCTCGACCGGATCGACGAGATCGTCCCGCCCGGCACCAACCTGTCCGCACGCGACTCCGGGTACACCCCGCCGTCGCTCACGGAGTCCGCGCTGCGGCGGCGTTCCGTCTAG
- a CDS encoding S8 family serine peptidase, with protein MHLPRPPRRRSAAWATAALTATALTTGVLPAVAADTPPPAAGAATAKIDPSLSSAVAEGGDTTFFVVLKDKADLAGARKQKAHAKKAKAAYQELRAHADDSQAPLRAFLDKRKVGHKDYWIANTIQVTGDRALVDELAKRPDVASVVKQRTFKLDDIETSDRNVTMSRTAALGTGSAADGTDAAAWGVSDIKADQVWDRYEDRGEGIVIANVDSGVQYDHPDLVANYRGNNGDGTFSNDYNFYDPTGVCTTAAPCDNNGHGTHTMGTMAGKNGIGVAPGAKWMAAKGCGTDECQESDLLAAGQWILAPTDHNGRNPRPDLAPDIVNNSWGGDDNAFYKDIVEAWNSAGIFEAFAAGNDGDGVTCSTTHPPGSQVSSYGVGAYDSAEKIADFSGFGPSPIDGGAKPDIAAPGVLVPSAWPGSSYNTISGTSMATPHVAGAVALLWSAAPSLIGDIDGTRKLLDEGARDVDDTHCGGTAGMNNVWGEGRLDVLASVDKAPHTAATVAGTATDKATGAALPNVTVKATDAAGTVRTVATGADGTYRLPLSPGTYSFTFSGYGYASASATGVTLTAQQTLTQNIALTAVASHKVSGTVLDVSGKPLAGAAVEMNGTPVDAVTTNAKGRYTFAEVSEGAYDLVVKPAAPVLCNGVYTGAATVGAADLTKDVQVPNRTDNSGNSCAPAAYAWIAGSKKIALSGDEDAVKVTLPFSVKHYGVAYSSASVTTDGLVNFLSSRVGDYDNTALPTAGPNGVKGIVAPLWDDLTLDRKSSVQTATTGTKGSRTFAIVWNDAAYANGTTGRATFEVVFTEATGAVTFQYKSVADQGKGATVGLADQAGTDALQYAYDQSVITDGSAISFTQGATS; from the coding sequence ACCGGCGTCCTGCCGGCCGTCGCCGCCGACACCCCGCCCCCCGCCGCCGGCGCTGCCACCGCGAAGATCGACCCGTCGCTGAGCAGCGCCGTCGCCGAGGGCGGCGACACGACCTTCTTCGTCGTCCTGAAGGACAAGGCGGACCTGGCCGGCGCCAGGAAGCAGAAGGCGCACGCCAAGAAGGCCAAGGCCGCCTACCAGGAGCTGCGCGCCCACGCCGACGACAGCCAGGCCCCCCTCAGAGCCTTCCTCGACAAGAGGAAGGTCGGCCACAAGGACTACTGGATCGCCAACACGATCCAGGTCACCGGAGACCGGGCGCTCGTCGACGAGCTCGCGAAGCGCCCGGACGTGGCGTCGGTCGTCAAGCAGCGCACGTTCAAGCTCGACGACATCGAGACCTCCGACAGGAACGTCACCATGTCGCGCACCGCGGCGCTGGGGACCGGCTCGGCCGCCGACGGTACCGACGCGGCGGCGTGGGGTGTCTCCGACATCAAGGCCGATCAGGTCTGGGACCGGTACGAGGACCGCGGCGAGGGCATCGTCATCGCGAACGTCGACTCGGGTGTGCAGTACGACCACCCGGACCTGGTCGCGAACTACCGCGGCAACAACGGCGACGGCACCTTCAGCAACGACTACAACTTCTACGACCCGACCGGGGTGTGCACCACGGCCGCCCCGTGCGACAACAACGGGCACGGCACCCACACCATGGGCACCATGGCCGGGAAGAACGGCATCGGGGTCGCGCCGGGCGCGAAGTGGATGGCTGCCAAGGGCTGCGGCACGGACGAGTGTCAGGAGTCGGACCTCCTCGCGGCCGGACAGTGGATCCTCGCGCCGACCGACCACAACGGCCGGAACCCGCGCCCGGACCTCGCCCCGGACATCGTCAACAACTCCTGGGGCGGCGACGACAACGCCTTCTACAAGGACATCGTCGAGGCCTGGAACTCCGCGGGCATCTTCGAGGCGTTCGCGGCCGGTAACGACGGCGACGGGGTGACCTGTTCGACGACCCATCCGCCGGGCTCACAGGTCTCCTCCTACGGTGTCGGCGCCTACGACTCGGCCGAGAAGATCGCCGACTTCTCCGGTTTCGGCCCCTCCCCGATCGACGGCGGAGCGAAGCCGGACATCGCCGCTCCGGGCGTGCTGGTCCCCTCCGCGTGGCCCGGCTCCTCGTACAACACCATCAGCGGTACGTCGATGGCCACCCCGCACGTCGCCGGCGCGGTCGCACTGCTGTGGTCCGCGGCCCCTTCGCTGATCGGTGACATCGACGGGACCCGCAAGCTCCTCGACGAGGGTGCGCGCGACGTCGACGACACGCACTGCGGCGGCACCGCCGGCATGAACAACGTCTGGGGCGAGGGCAGGCTCGACGTCCTCGCCTCCGTCGACAAGGCCCCGCACACCGCGGCCACCGTCGCGGGCACGGCCACCGACAAGGCGACCGGCGCAGCGCTGCCGAACGTCACCGTGAAGGCCACCGACGCCGCCGGCACGGTCCGTACGGTCGCCACCGGCGCGGACGGCACGTACCGTCTGCCGCTGTCCCCCGGCACGTACTCCTTCACCTTCAGCGGCTACGGCTACGCGAGCGCCTCGGCCACCGGCGTCACGCTCACCGCCCAGCAGACCCTCACCCAGAACATCGCGCTGACCGCGGTCGCCTCGCACAAGGTCTCCGGCACCGTCCTGGACGTCTCCGGCAAGCCCCTGGCGGGCGCGGCGGTGGAGATGAACGGCACGCCGGTGGACGCGGTCACCACGAACGCCAAGGGCCGGTACACCTTCGCCGAGGTCTCCGAGGGCGCCTACGACCTGGTGGTGAAGCCCGCCGCCCCGGTCCTGTGCAACGGCGTCTACACCGGCGCCGCCACCGTCGGCGCCGCGGACCTGACCAAGGACGTCCAGGTCCCGAACCGCACCGACAACTCCGGCAACTCCTGTGCCCCGGCCGCGTACGCGTGGATCGCGGGCTCCAAGAAGATCGCCCTGTCCGGTGACGAGGACGCGGTCAAGGTCACCCTGCCGTTCTCCGTGAAGCACTACGGGGTCGCGTACTCCTCGGCCTCGGTCACCACGGACGGCCTGGTCAACTTCCTGTCCTCGCGCGTCGGCGACTACGACAACACCGCCCTGCCGACCGCCGGCCCGAACGGCGTCAAGGGCATCGTCGCCCCGCTGTGGGACGACCTCACGCTGGACAGGAAGTCGTCCGTGCAGACCGCCACCACCGGGACCAAGGGCAGCCGCACCTTCGCCATCGTCTGGAACGACGCCGCCTACGCCAACGGCACGACGGGCCGCGCCACCTTCGAGGTCGTCTTCACCGAGGCCACCGGCGCGGTGACCTTCCAGTACAAGTCGGTCGCGGACCAGGGCAAGGGCGCCACCGTCGGCCTCGCCGACCAGGCAGGCACCGACGCCCTCCAGTACGCGTACGACCAGTCGGTCATCACCGACGGTTCGGCCATCAGCTTCACGCAGGGAGCCACCTCATGA
- a CDS encoding VCBS repeat-containing protein, producing the protein MRAHHSRRAVRLASALIAAGLCLTAAPQALAADDGDSGSAMKLTSTEARKLAAHVSLDPWVEAEDTTGTTEQDGSAAADPGADSASGGAAKPTGVSSDIDPATKVTMTAKSTLEGVRGMGATVPVGKRGDYYSVNGMGYVQLHNADGSTKWVRNSSSFFTDWQVKPLQVWKTEPYPAQVLMGYNAVSPFTPHSDSGYSTGDLTGDGVPDLVFSAQVGTPPYTRPFSSPGSPLTTGTFVTVLDGSTGGTLWSKLYNRASLVKIVDGTLLVADAPRMSGDAKVPADATATLTGIRFAAGPDGKLTPASTWTYDTEEARSANWGDIQDLGKGEVAVSWSLEKADGVDARGRTLVLDAADGSVTWQTDSVLYNRKMRLDAGRKRIVAIEQADATDAVHYEVASYDLRTGHRATLQSRDNVVPTSLTVGDLGGRAGDEYAVAESSFDENYLVNASTVRIVGGDSADTLRWSNSVKRDDDDGGSGPSVFGMTVADGKLITSAQDNDGYDGADNIGGSRYGALTVYSGSGTVKWQSRGAAAAPMYQDLYSDAAGTHVRVIDQSQNIRTFKLSNGKAESVVPMQGDIAFAKSADLDKDGRNDLVMGGSSNGVWAYSGPSLVNGAKPEKLWQATLPGAVHDIELGDVNGDGKPEIVVAADTATVVLNGRTGRTLATIDGGGQFVHTARLADLDGDGELDILVPTDALRAYYGDGHALWTYSAPEAAGDVRFSDPSVNDGRVYAGYASLNSFDLDTPVTSAVAVNAKTGKARWSAAPKAPDNAVGGIRALTPNEGVFASEEIPYADGHAVIYTWAVSAPIKWDTADALSPQNYFEIRDGRTGEVLHTWMSGGVWTHNSFFAKDKTLYQGGTASFRRFRANGDDTMQLVLPQSYGGGFMTGPGGRELLVAGTEAGLYLWDPSIIDSEDSWADGVGSITLIGARNYFAGDLDGDGVDEVLSLNGDDSGRHRLIAQFGGGYYVTDYGIHQVTAYKLS; encoded by the coding sequence ATGAGAGCCCACCACTCACGGCGGGCCGTCCGGCTCGCCTCGGCGCTGATCGCGGCGGGCCTGTGCCTGACCGCCGCCCCGCAGGCCCTGGCGGCCGACGACGGCGACAGCGGGTCGGCGATGAAGCTGACCAGCACCGAGGCGAGGAAGCTCGCCGCCCATGTGTCCCTCGACCCGTGGGTCGAGGCCGAGGACACCACCGGCACGACGGAGCAGGACGGCTCGGCGGCGGCGGACCCCGGCGCCGACAGCGCTTCCGGCGGCGCCGCGAAGCCGACCGGCGTGTCCTCCGACATCGACCCGGCCACCAAGGTCACCATGACCGCGAAGTCCACGCTGGAAGGCGTGCGCGGCATGGGCGCCACGGTGCCGGTCGGCAAGAGGGGTGACTACTACTCCGTCAACGGCATGGGCTACGTGCAGCTCCACAACGCCGACGGCAGCACGAAGTGGGTCCGCAACAGCAGCTCGTTCTTCACGGACTGGCAGGTCAAGCCGCTCCAGGTGTGGAAGACCGAGCCGTACCCGGCGCAGGTCCTCATGGGCTACAACGCGGTCTCACCGTTCACGCCCCACTCCGACTCCGGCTACTCGACCGGTGACCTGACCGGCGACGGCGTCCCGGACCTGGTGTTCTCGGCGCAGGTCGGCACGCCCCCGTACACGCGGCCGTTCAGCAGCCCGGGTTCGCCGCTCACCACCGGCACGTTCGTGACGGTCCTCGACGGCAGCACCGGCGGCACGCTGTGGTCGAAGCTGTACAACCGCGCCTCCCTGGTGAAGATCGTCGACGGCACCCTGCTGGTCGCCGACGCGCCCCGGATGAGCGGCGACGCGAAGGTCCCGGCCGACGCGACGGCCACCCTGACCGGCATCCGCTTCGCGGCCGGCCCGGACGGCAAGCTGACCCCGGCGTCGACGTGGACGTACGACACCGAGGAAGCCCGTTCCGCGAACTGGGGCGACATCCAGGACCTCGGCAAGGGCGAGGTCGCCGTCTCCTGGAGCCTGGAGAAGGCCGACGGTGTCGACGCGCGCGGACGCACGCTGGTGCTGGACGCCGCCGACGGCTCGGTCACCTGGCAGACCGACAGCGTGCTGTACAACCGCAAGATGCGCCTGGACGCCGGCCGCAAGCGGATCGTCGCGATCGAGCAGGCGGACGCCACGGACGCGGTGCACTACGAGGTCGCCTCGTACGACCTGAGGACCGGGCACCGCGCCACCCTGCAGAGCCGGGACAACGTCGTCCCCACCTCGCTGACGGTCGGTGACCTCGGCGGCAGGGCCGGCGACGAGTACGCGGTGGCCGAGTCCTCCTTCGACGAGAACTACCTCGTCAACGCCAGCACCGTACGCATCGTGGGCGGCGACAGCGCGGACACGCTCCGTTGGTCCAACTCGGTCAAGCGGGACGACGACGACGGCGGCAGCGGCCCCAGTGTCTTCGGCATGACGGTGGCCGACGGGAAGCTGATCACCTCCGCCCAGGACAACGACGGCTACGACGGCGCCGACAACATCGGCGGCAGCCGCTACGGAGCGCTGACCGTGTACTCCGGCAGCGGCACCGTCAAGTGGCAGTCCAGGGGCGCCGCCGCCGCGCCCATGTACCAGGACCTCTACAGCGACGCCGCGGGCACGCATGTGCGCGTGATCGACCAGTCGCAGAACATCCGCACGTTCAAGCTCTCCAACGGCAAGGCCGAGAGCGTCGTCCCCATGCAGGGCGACATCGCCTTCGCCAAGAGCGCCGACCTGGACAAGGACGGCAGGAACGATCTCGTCATGGGCGGCTCGTCGAACGGCGTCTGGGCGTACTCGGGACCGTCCCTCGTGAACGGTGCCAAGCCCGAGAAGCTGTGGCAGGCCACCCTGCCCGGCGCGGTCCACGACATCGAACTCGGTGACGTCAACGGCGACGGCAAGCCCGAGATCGTGGTCGCCGCCGACACCGCGACGGTGGTCCTCAACGGGAGGACGGGCAGGACGCTCGCCACGATCGACGGCGGCGGGCAGTTCGTCCACACGGCGCGGCTGGCCGACCTCGACGGCGACGGCGAGCTGGACATCCTCGTCCCGACCGACGCGCTGCGCGCGTACTACGGCGACGGCCACGCCCTCTGGACGTACAGCGCCCCCGAGGCCGCGGGCGACGTGCGCTTCAGTGACCCGTCGGTGAACGACGGCAGGGTCTACGCCGGATACGCCAGCCTGAACTCCTTCGATCTGGACACTCCGGTGACGAGCGCCGTCGCCGTCAACGCGAAGACAGGCAAGGCCCGTTGGTCGGCCGCTCCGAAGGCGCCGGACAACGCGGTCGGCGGCATCCGCGCACTCACTCCCAACGAGGGTGTCTTCGCCTCCGAGGAGATCCCGTATGCCGACGGGCACGCGGTGATCTACACGTGGGCCGTCAGTGCGCCCATCAAGTGGGACACCGCCGACGCTCTCAGCCCGCAGAACTACTTCGAGATCCGCGACGGCCGCACCGGCGAGGTGCTGCACACCTGGATGTCGGGCGGCGTGTGGACGCACAACAGCTTCTTCGCCAAGGACAAGACCCTCTACCAGGGCGGCACCGCGTCGTTCCGACGCTTCCGGGCGAACGGTGACGACACCATGCAGCTGGTCCTGCCCCAGTCCTACGGCGGTGGCTTCATGACGGGCCCCGGCGGGCGGGAACTGCTGGTCGCCGGCACCGAGGCCGGACTGTACCTGTGGGACCCGAGCATCATCGACTCCGAGGACTCCTGGGCCGACGGCGTCGGCTCCATCACACTCATAGGCGCCCGCAACTACTTCGCGGGGGACCTGGACGGTGACGGTGTCGACGAGGTGCTGTCGCTCAACGGTGACGACTCGGGCCGCCACCGGTTGATCGCCCAGTTCGGCGGCGGCTACTACGTGACCGACTACGGCATCCACCAGGTGACGGCGTACAAGCTCTCCTGA